One Osmerus eperlanus chromosome 2, fOsmEpe2.1, whole genome shotgun sequence genomic window, TTTATGACATCACGTCCCTTACCCTCAGTTGAAACAGTCTATGACATCACATCCCTTCTCCTCAGTTGAAACAGTTTATTACATCACTTCCCTTTACCCTCAGTTGGGCCGGAAGTCAGCATAGTTCTTGGCCACCCCTGAGAAACGAATGATCTTGACATGCTTGCTCCGGCCAGCCACGTCCTGCCACAGGTACTCAGGCGACAGCAACTTAGACGGCTTGTTGTACGTAAAGTACCTGTTCAGGTGGCTCTCCTCTTGCCACGCTGCCTCGATCCCATTGGCCGCGTCCGCCTCAAAATTCCGACGGCAGATCTCTGCCATGGTGCGGACATCCTCCAGCAGTCCTCCGAAGACGGCGCCTCCGTAGTAGAAGTCTCCCTCCCCAAAGGGGATGTAGGCCCGTGACTCAGGACGGCGTTCGTACGGAAGGCTTCCTCGCTCAGTAGCATAGTAACCTGGGTGTATCGTGGCAACCAGTCGACCCAGAGCTTCCACCCCAAAGTGAGCGTGGAACTTGGAGTCGACGTCCAGACAAAAGATGTAGTCAGCGTGACCCCTGATCGTACTCTCGATGGTCGTCTGGATCATCTCCATCCTGCGAGCTGAAATCTCCTGCCAGCGGTTGGAGCTGGGCACCTTCAACACTCTCACctaaagagaaggaagaggagtggagaaggatgagtggaggaacaggagaatCTAGAAGGACTATTACAGTATTTTCACAATCGCTATGACACatttttcaatacatttacattacatttatgcatttagcagacgcttttttccaaagcgacttccacgagagagctttacaaaagtgcatactTTTAAtaagtttcctaaactcttgacacagttagcagtgctgtgtaatggcattttttgatatagttactaagaatgtatttttaatagactgaggttgtgtttaaacaaatggatgttgcagttggtcttaaggtatttatggtattggtttatgatgcctgattgagaagctaggggcacagaagttgggggatgtttgagttctgtggcctaaagggagatggatagatggatcagttgatctagcagccctgaccttttggccgaggagattgtgtcctgtgtcctgtttgtgtttcattaagggtatctttactgtcctcatttagagaaagagccgtgacatcaaaagactttggtcacttgacctggggggttatattgtcttaactgtcactgaccagtgttagccaatcacagagaccactacattgatgaattgaacatttattaggggatctgtt contains:
- the gbgt1l2 gene encoding globoside alpha-1,3-N-acetylgalactosaminyltransferase 1, like 2: MVGYKVDYYIFTDRPGDVPNVTLAEGRRVRVLKVPSSNRWQEISARRMEMIQTTIESTIRGHADYIFCLDVDSKFHAHFGVEALGRLVATIHPGYYATERGSLPYERRPESRAYIPFGEGDFYYGGAVFGGLLEDVRTMAEICRRNFEADAANGIEAAWQEESHLNRYFTYNKPSKLLSPEYLWQDVAGRSKHVKIIRFSGVAKNYADFRPN